Genomic DNA from Panthera leo isolate Ple1 chromosome A1, P.leo_Ple1_pat1.1, whole genome shotgun sequence:
cccatgagcaagtgggggaagggcagagagtgagggagagagaatcccaagcaggctccttgctgtcactgcagatCCAtacgggacttgatcccaccaaccatgagatcatgacctgagctgaaatcaagagtctgaagcttaaccaagtgagccacccaacccccccccctttttaaagtttattaataatattagtaatattaataaatattgagagaatgagcaggggaaggagggagagagtgtgactatttattttaaaaggaaatagaatagaaaatgtcAAAGTACATCCGGAGTagtaaagtattattttatgaGACTTTTGGCATAAGGTTTACATCCTGGAATATGACATAAGCCTTGCATATAGCTCTTTGGAACTCCTTTCTGTCTGCTAGATTGGATGTTGCTCAATTCATGTCGTTGAGTAAAGCCAGTAAGATCTTTATTGTGACTCGAGGTCAAGAAATTTTTATCACAACTTTTTAGACCTTTAACCCCAGAAGAATCAGGGCAGTTTTCTCCAGTCCCCTTCTGCTTGAGTATGTGATTCTACTAAACTCACAGGATCTAACTCTGTTCTCACTGTTTATGAAGCCTTAGGATAAATGATCCATACCTCTGGCCAAGCCAGACTCACCTGAAGAAAGTCAAGGTCAGGCTTTCGAGATGTCTCCTGGATATGGCTGCTGAGCTTGGAGAGCTGGGTGATTTCACCCTCAAGCTGAGCTATGTTCTCATTTTGCTTCTGTGTCACCTCCCGTGACAGCTCCTCCAGGCGGCCCAGGAGCCGGCCCTCCTGCTCCACCAGGAAGGCCCGCAGAGCCTGGAACTCTGCACCCACCTTCTCTCGCTCAGCTGCCATCTGCTTCTGTCTCAGGAGAGAAGTTGGAGAGGCAATGGGGCACAGGCATCAAGATGTGGCATTTGGACAGGAGACTCTGAGCCATCCCACAGGACAAAGTTCCGTCCCCCTCACTGGTCAGGGGTCAGAGACTCAACTACACATACCCACCAAGCACAGCCTCTAATTTAAATATCCCACCTCTGAGTGCAGAGCAGCTTCAACACATGCTCTCATGTCCCCTGTCACAGATGTGCTCTCCCATCAATCTAGGGCAACTTATACTTGCCTCAGAACCACCCTGGGctgcagtttcctcatttgaaaagtaGGAGGGATAAATTAGTGCCTCCTAGAGCCACTGCAAGAATTAAACTGAGgtcactccctcccacccccgaacacatttattttgagttaaaaaccatcctaaaatttgtatggaaccacaaaagaccccacatagccaaagtaatactgaagaagaagacTAAAgtgggaggtatcacaatcccagactttagcctctactacaaagctgtaatcatcaagacagcatggtattggcacaaaaacagacacatagaccaatggaatagaatagagcctccagaattggacccacaaaagtatggtcaactaatctttgacaaagaaggaaagaatatccaatggaaaaaagacagtctctttaacaaatggtgctgggagaactggacagcaacatgcagaagaatgaaactagaccactttcctacactattcacaaaaataaactcaaaatggaaaaaggacctgaatgtgagacaggaaaccatcaaaaccctagaggggaaagcaggaaaaaacctctctgacctcagccgcagcaatttacttgacacatcccaaaaggcaagggaattaaaagcaaaaatgaactattgggacctcatgaagataaaaagtttctgcactgtaaagaaaacaatcaacaaaactaaaagacagccaacggaatgggaaaagatatttgcaaatgacatattgtacaaagggctagtatccaaaatctataaagaactcaccaaactccacacccaaaaaacaaataatccagtgaagaaatgggcagaaaacatgaatagacacttctctaaagaagacatccagatggccaacagacacatgaaaagatgctcaacgtcgctcctcatcagggaaatacaaatcaaaaccacactgagataccacctcacgccagtcagagtggctaaaatgaacaaatcaggagactatagatgctggagaggatgtggagaaacgggaaccgtcttgccctgttggtgggaatgcaaactggtgcagccactctggaaaacagtgtggaggttcctcaaaaaattaaaaacagatctaccctatgacccagcaatagcactgctaggaatttacccacgggatacaggagtgctgatgcataggggcacttgtaccccaatgtttatagcagcactttcaacaatagccaaattatggaaagagcctaaatgtccatcaactgatgaatggataaagaagatgtggtttatatatacaatggaatactacttggcaatgagaaagaatgaaatgtggcctttggtagcaacgtgaatggaagtggagagtgttatgctaagtgaaataagtcatacagagaaagacagatactatatgttttcacttatatgtggatcctgagaaacttaacagaagaccatgggggagcagaagggggaaaacaaagttagagaggaagggaggcaaaccataagagactcttaaaaactgagaataaactgaggattgatgggggggtagcagggaggggaaagtgggtgatgggcattgaggagggcacctgttggcatgagcattgggtgttgtatggaaaccaatttgacagtaaatttcatatttagaagaaaaaaaaaaaagacaaaaggcccaaaatggagtcactcaCGCTAAGTCCCCCAACAGGAAACAgagacttaattacagtttcagtTCTCCCAGAAAtagaatcttaaaccagtcaatcaggaGTCACCTGATCAGCATTAGTTGGGTAACTACCTGACAAACAGGGAAAGTAACCTTGCAATAATCCATCTGCTTTTTGGCCCAgtataacttccttgttcctgccCCCTACTGCCTATAAAATCTCTTGGCTTGCATAGCTTTTCAGAGCTCTTtttctatctgctagatgggATACTGCCCAgttcatgaatcactgaataaaaccAATAAGAACTGCAAATTTTACTCAGATTTTGTCCTTTAACATTTGTCACCCCtccaactttcactcttcacttctttttaaagacaGCACATACAATGCCAGGATGGTGGGGTCCTCTGTTGTCACCCAAAGAGGGCCCACCTGGAAAGTGCCCTGCTCACCAGGAGCTCcttgctctccttctcttccGTGGAACGAAACACCTCATAGTCTTCCAGATCCTTCCTCAAGACCTTCAGCCTAGACTCCAGGAGCTCCTGCAGGAGAGTGAGAAGGGAGACATTATGGGAAGAGGACTCTGGAAACCCTACATGTGCCTTCCCGGAGCCATCCAGGAGAAAGACAAGGCCCTATTAATTGAAGAGGAGGAGGCAAGGTTGAAGACCTGTCTGGACATTGGGATAGCTGACAGCCTGCACAGACGCACATAGGGGTACGGGGCAATTGAAAGGTGACTCCAAAGACCTCAAGGTCTCACTTCCCCAACCATCTGTGCACAATCCTGGCTGAAATGCAGGCCCTTTGGCAGCCCAACCTGCCTAGTTTTGTCCTCTGATCTCTTAATCACCATCAGAAAGACGTCTGGGAGGGAGTGCTGGAGCGGATTAAGGAGTAAAGAAAAACTGGGGGCTGTGTGCCTGAAGCCTCCGTGCACACCCCAGTAAGGAAGTGGGAAAGAGAAGTGCCTCAAACCCATATCTTTGACACAACCAAAGACAGCTTTTGGTGCTCTATTCAACCCAGAAGTCACCCACTGCCTTACCCCAACCTTTTTGGAAGGTCGTCCCACTCCAGGACGCGGGGACATTGCACAGAGCCACGCCCAGGGAAAGGGCGGGGGCTGAGAATGGGGGCAGAGGAAGTGGGGGTGTGACGGAGACACCGCTAGAAGCcagggacagacagaaagaaaatcgCGAAATCTGGGGGCATCAATTAGGCGATCCAGTAGGGAGACCAGAGGGAAGCtcgaggtgggtgggaggatggtaCTGGTTGTGTGTGGGTGACCCAGCGAGTGCTGCAATCAGTCCCAGAGCCAgtggaacaggaagaaagaggcagggtCTCACCTGGGtatcctgcctgcctgcctgcctgcctgccagagGTCTGCACTGTCTGCGCGGGAAGACAGGACCCGAACTGGGGTCCTGAGGCTCTGCATGGGTGGGGTCCGCCCTCACCTTAGCTTCCTGCACAGCCTCGTCTAGCGGCAACACTGCGTGCGCGCGGTGTTCGCGGGCGCGGTCGCACACCACGCAAATGGCGCGTCCGTCGTCCTGGCAGTAGAGCTTGAGCGGTTCACCATGCTGTACGCACCCGGCCACCGCCGCCTCCGGGGGCCGGTGTTCTCCTGGCGCGGCCGCAGGCAGGCTGAAGCGCCGCAGCAGCGTGGCCACTGAGGCCAGCTGCCTGTTGGGCCGCAGCTGGCCGGGACGCACGGGCTCTCTACACTGTGGGCAGGGCAGCGGACAAGGCAGCGCGCGCGGCACTGTGGTCGTTCCTGTGCCGGGGCGCTCCCAACAGCGCGCGATACAGGAGCGGCAGAAGCTGTGACCGCACTCGACGGATACGGGCTCGCGGAAGAGCTCCAGGCAGATAGAACATGTGGCCTCGCCCTGCAGCTCTGCCGCCAGTGCCAGCGCCTCGGCCCCGGAGCCGGGGCCAGTCCGCGGCCCCACCGCCGCCATGCGCTTCCTTAGCGCACTTAAGTCCAGCAGTGCTGGAGAAGCCGAGGGACCCGACAGTTCGCGGCTCGGAGTGGGGAGACCCAGTAGGGGCCTCCGAGCACCCACTAGGAGAGGAAGGGCGGGGCTGACGCCGGGCAGGCGGAGACGTAAGCTGAGGGCTGGCCGGGCCGGGAAGCGGAGAGAAGAATGAGAGTTGTGGGCGGGCCAGACCGCACTGCTCGACTGGATCCAAGCGCCGGCCAGCTCCCTGCACCTCTGCTCTGGGCCACTCAATCACTGGCTTTGGTCTGCGGCCTCCTCGGTCCCCTGGCGCCCTCTCTCTGTCGCCCCCCCTAGCCCAGCCCGTCAGCAGTCCTCTCTAAGCCACCCACAGCCTGGCCCAGGCAGCCGTGGGAAACAGGCCCGGACAGGTGGGAGCCCACACCCAGCCGGGCACAACTCATCGTGGCCGCCTGAGGCCAACCCAGCAGGGCCAGGCCTTGGGCCTAGCGCCCGGGCCACAGTGTCAGGTTCCCAGAGTGCAGGTTTGTCCTGGTCCTGTGCTGACCTAAATTTAGTGTCTGGAACCTGgctcttgcccccacccccaagcctggCATAGTATCTATTTCCCACTGTTGTTCTCCCccttgtttattctttatttaatttttggctttgaataaataatacatttacaatGAATTTTCCCACTTTAATCTCCCTCCCAAATAACTCAACCCTCTACTGTCCCTCCAGAACTACCTGATGTATTTGTTTCCACCACCTTTCCTCATTCCCTCTGGAGGCCACTCAGGGCAGGCTTTAGCGACCACCCTCCTCAGAAACCgctcttgtcaaggtcaccagTAACCTCAGCGATCCTAACCTAAAGGCATAGGCTCCTTCTCCGGCCTCACCTCATCTGCCCTCTTCTCTGATGCTTCCTCCTTGCTGACACTCTTTCCTGGCACCTTCCAGGTTACTGTACTCCCTGGCTCTCCACCCACATCCCTGGCCTCCTACCTTTTTCTTGGTCTCTCTTGtggtttcctcctcctctccccgcaCTTGCTCAGCCCTTGGACCTCCGTCTATCCTCACTTGTGATCTCTTCCACTTTCTTGGTTTGAAATACCCTCTCCTTGTGGATGCCACAGTACACATCCCCACCCAGGTTCCCTTAGGATGCCTGGCTCCCACATCCAACCCCGGGCAGCATGTCCTAAGGAATATCACTTCGCATTCACTGTATCCACAACTGTATTTCTAATCTGCTTCTCCACCTGTTCCTTCCAcagtcttccccaccccaccccatttaACAGCAACTCCATCCCTTCAGATGCTGAGGCCAAACTGGGGAGTCCTCTATGACTCCCAAGAGGAATACATTGCCCACACTCCACCCTCAGTTCCTCAGtgtgtcctccctctctcacGTCCTCCACTGCACCATTTCCAATGATCTGATGATCAcaattctctccccttctgtcacATTGTTCTACCTTGTCTTCTCCACCCAGCTGTGAGAACAGTCCTGTTAAAATGTTAAGTCAGATTAATGTTAAGTTCTCCTCTGCTCAAACCCTCCATTGGCTCCCACTTCTCAAAGTCAAAGTCTTTACAGTCCTCCAAAGGCCCTATCCATTCTTTGACCCCATACCCTGCACCCAGCCTCTCTATCCGCATCTCTTGTCACTCTCCTCTGTTGACTCCTCTCTTTCCATATGGACCTCCTTGCTATTCCTGCACCATGCCAGCAAGATCCTATCTCAGGGCCTTTGAACTGGCTTTTACCATTATTTGGACTTCTCTTTTCCCATACTTGCATGGCTTACTTCTCACCTCTTTCAAGCCTTGTTTCAAATAACCTCTCAGCGAAGCCTGCCCCCACCACACTGTTTAAAATCGCACCTTGCCGCACTTTAATCTTCAACGCGGGCTCTATTTTCTAACACTCTACTCCCTCCTCTGGAATTTGAGCTATTGAAGGGGATGACTGTGTCAGTTTTGTTCGCGGCTGGACCCCCAGATTTCTAGAgcagttcttggcacatagtaagcgaTCGATAAAGTTTTCTTGGAATGAACTGATTTAACATTGTTCAAAATTCAGATATACACAGCAGTTCACAGCGAAAAGTGTGTCCACTGTCTACGCTCGAGTCTCCTCCCCATCCCAAGCGATCAACTTTGCAATTCTGAATTACTACactccctttctttttgtttaacaAACGTAGCAGTCTGCACACAGTCTTCCTTACTTCACTTTTTCGGATCACAGTTCATTTGGGGCATTGTGCCCAATGACTTCCCCCCTGCCTTCAGGTGTTTATTCTGGCTCTGTTCTTCCAGCGAACGTCCCCTCAGTGGGGACAGTGGAGGACTCGGAAACACAGCTCCAAGCGTTACGGTACCCGCTTTGCAGCATCTGGGTTATCTCGCTCCGCCATTTGCGCAGCCGCTCTCTGTGCTAATATACAGTCAAGAGAGCATGTAGAGAGCTACTAGGCCAGGTGGGGAtgtagctcagtggtagagcgcATGCTTTGCATGTATGAGGCCCCGGGTTCGATCCCCGGCATCTCCAGCGCGGGTTTGCGTGAAACCCTCTTTTTCATTAAGTTTTGAAACTAGGCGTGTTTGCAAAGCCTGGGGGACAAACTTCCTATCTTGGAGTTTGCACAGGTTGGAGGGGGCGACCGTGGGACCCACCTACTCGAATTCCCAGATACCACCTCTGAACTCCAGATTAAAGTATCAGAGTGAGCATGCCAGCGCAATAGAAAGAATGCGTTTGCCGTCCTTCGCCCCGTGCGCTTTCCGGGAATGGAAAAAGTTTAGGTCGCAGGGAGACCAGAGTAAACAGAAACCAGACCTAGGTGGGAGGGGCAGTCAGGCATGATCTAGAGGCTTTACGTTCCCCGGGCTAAGGAACCATTTGATTAGATTACAACTAAACCGACCTTTAAATTTGGAGCCACAAACAGCCTGAATTTACCTTGAAGTAAGAATTGTTGAGACGCTCTCCCTAGCCgcccggctagctcagtcggtagagcatgagactcttaatctcagggtcgtgggttcgagccccacgttgggcgcgcagtgtgtcttcttttcttgtatttcaaCTAATGACAACTGGTTCTCTACCTCTGTGTTCTGGGACAACAAAAACCTCATTCTGGAAATTTCCTGTGTGCAGCAGTCAATTGGCCTTTTTTTGTAGCTATACCTTTGTTCATGGATTAATTTATGCTTTACCGCTAGCAAAGTGAattttatataagtatatgtaaattattagtttttaaaatagttaaaatatgcaaaataaaatttaccatttcaataGTTTTTACATGTACAGTTCTGTAGCTTTTcacacattcacactgttgtgcaatcACCATCTATCCATCTccaatcgcttctcggccttttggcgaagatcaagtgtagtatccaTCTCCAAACTTTCTCGTCTTCCCCAACTGCAACTCTATCCAGGAAATAC
This window encodes:
- the LOC122215978 gene encoding E3 ubiquitin-protein ligase TRIM7 isoform X5, whose product is MAAVGPRTGPGSGAEALALAAELQGEATCSICLELFREPVSVECGHSFCRSCIARCWERPGTGTTTVPRALPCPLPCPQCREPVRPGQLRPNRQLASVATLLRRFSLPAAAPGEHRPPEAAVAGCVQHGEPLKLYCQDDGRAICVVCDRAREHRAHAVLPLDEAVQEAKELLESRLKVLRKDLEDYEVFRSTEEKESKELLKQMAAEREKVGAEFQALRAFLVEQEGRLLGRLEELSREVTQKQNENIAQLEGEITQLSKLSSHIQETSRKPDLDFLQEFKNTLSSGADLGPRHCQPPPHPLSGS
- the LOC122215978 gene encoding E3 ubiquitin-protein ligase TRIM7 isoform X3 yields the protein MAAVGPRTGPGSGAEALALAAELQGEATCSICLELFREPVSVECGHSFCRSCIARCWERPGTGTTTVPRALPCPLPCPQCREPVRPGQLRPNRQLASVATLLRRFSLPAAAPGEHRPPEAAVAGCVQHGEPLKLYCQDDGRAICVVCDRAREHRAHAVLPLDEAVQEAKELLESRLKVLRKDLEDYEVFRSTEEKESKELLKQMAAEREKVGAEFQALRAFLVEQEGRLLGRLEELSREVTQKQNENIAQLEGEITQLSKLSSHIQETSRKPDLDFLQEFKNTLSRCSNVPGPKPTTVSSEMKNKVWNVSLKTFVLKGLLKKFKEDLRGELEKEEKDKQRPLLGTGLVCRGQAKQEEIEDRKGGGSYYCRALGGADLGPRHCQPPPHPLSGS
- the LOC122215978 gene encoding E3 ubiquitin-protein ligase TRIM7 isoform X2; this translates as MAAVGPRTGPGSGAEALALAAELQGEATCSICLELFREPVSVECGHSFCRSCIARCWERPGTGTTTVPRALPCPLPCPQCREPVRPGQLRPNRQLASVATLLRRFSLPAAAPGEHRPPEAAVAGCVQHGEPLKLYCQDDGRAICVVCDRAREHRAHAVLPLDEAVQEAKELLESRLKVLRKDLEDYEVFRSTEEKESKELLKQMAAEREKVGAEFQALRAFLVEQEGRLLGRLEELSREVTQKQNENIAQLEGEITQLSKLSSHIQETSRKPDLDFLQEFKNTLSRCSNVPGPKPTTVSSEMKNKVWNVSLKTFVLKGLLKKFKVELTLDPDTANPRLILSLDLKSVRLGQRAQDLPCHPRRFDTNTRVLASCGFSSGRHHWEVEVGSKDGWAFGVARESVRRKGLTPFTPEEGVWALQLNSGKYWAVTSPERTPLSCGHLSRVRVALDLEVGAVSFYAVEDMRHLYTFRVNFHERVFPLFSVCSTGTYLRIWP
- the LOC122215978 gene encoding E3 ubiquitin-protein ligase TRIM7 isoform X6, which codes for MAAVGPRTGPGSGAEALALAAELQGEATCSICLELFREPVSVECGHSFCRSCIARCWERPGTGTTTVPRALPCPLPCPQCREPVRPGQLRPNRQLASVATLLRRFSLPAAAPGEHRPPEAAVAGCVQHGEPLKLYCQDDGRAICVVCDRAREHRAHAVLPLDEAVQEAKELLESRLKVLRKDLEDYEVFRSTEEKESKELLKQMAAEREKVGAEFQALRAFLVEQEGRLLGRLEELSREVTQKQNENIAQLEGEITQLSKLSSHIQETSRKPDLDFLQEFKNTLSRLFVLQMQQCAWSQANHSLF
- the LOC122215978 gene encoding E3 ubiquitin-protein ligase TRIM7 isoform X1; its protein translation is MAAVGPRTGPGSGAEALALAAELQGEATCSICLELFREPVSVECGHSFCRSCIARCWERPGTGTTTVPRALPCPLPCPQCREPVRPGQLRPNRQLASVATLLRRFSLPAAAPGEHRPPEAAVAGCVQHGEPLKLYCQDDGRAICVVCDRAREHRAHAVLPLDEAVQEAKELLESRLKVLRKDLEDYEVFRSTEEKESKELLKQMAAEREKVGAEFQALRAFLVEQEGRLLGRLEELSREVTQKQNENIAQLEGEITQLSKLSSHIQETSRKPDLDFLQEFKNTLSRCSNVPGPKPTTVSSEMKNKVWNVSLKTFVLKGLLKKFKEDLRGELEKEEKVELTLDPDTANPRLILSLDLKSVRLGQRAQDLPCHPRRFDTNTRVLASCGFSSGRHHWEVEVGSKDGWAFGVARESVRRKGLTPFTPEEGVWALQLNSGKYWAVTSPERTPLSCGHLSRVRVALDLEVGAVSFYAVEDMRHLYTFRVNFHERVFPLFSVCSTGTYLRIWP